A single genomic interval of Caballeronia sp. SL2Y3 harbors:
- a CDS encoding amidase, whose product MEKRSAIDVDLATLTVDAVQDGFSTGRFTAEELARACFDWIERHNDRYNALIFLNPSAIDDARRIDERRAAGEALGPLAGVPVVIKDPMDMVGFPTTAGWSKLYSKTGGIDLMPERDAPVVARMRRAGAVLLGKTNVPILSHTGSHANDSWAGPTINVAMPDRVPGGSSAGTAAAVASGMAVLGLAEETGGSIQNPASAQDLVGIKPTIGLVPNAGVMPLSGNRDVVGPIARNVRDAALCLDVIAGYTSEDPKTLAGVGRQPEGGYASALDRDALRGKRIGLYGPGWRDQPLSDEAAALYERVKGELASLGATLIDDPFQGSGFAELRRTTPPLRNFDARGLESIPYDVEKYLERLGKHASIKSFAEFAEATKDEDAFAPNGVLNFMHSLADFEAALANPSLPPEMPEFIELKARYLRIFERVFDEQRLDALVFPQMRCELPPLHGKDTIQETTVGEINIAGLPGIAVPAGYYASGSPFGLIFVGRQWDEAALLGLAYAYEHGAGRRKTAMLT is encoded by the coding sequence ATGGAAAAACGCAGCGCAATCGACGTCGATCTCGCGACCCTCACGGTCGATGCCGTGCAGGACGGATTCAGCACCGGCCGGTTCACCGCGGAAGAACTGGCGCGCGCCTGCTTCGACTGGATCGAACGTCATAACGACAGGTATAACGCGCTGATCTTCCTGAATCCCTCCGCGATCGACGATGCGCGCAGGATCGATGAGCGGCGCGCCGCCGGCGAAGCATTGGGGCCGCTCGCGGGCGTGCCGGTCGTCATCAAGGACCCGATGGACATGGTCGGCTTTCCGACCACGGCGGGATGGTCGAAGCTGTACAGCAAGACGGGCGGCATCGACCTGATGCCCGAGCGCGACGCGCCGGTTGTCGCGCGCATGCGCCGCGCGGGCGCGGTGCTGCTCGGCAAGACGAACGTACCGATTCTGAGCCACACCGGATCGCATGCGAACGATAGCTGGGCGGGCCCGACGATCAACGTCGCGATGCCCGACCGCGTGCCGGGCGGCAGCAGCGCGGGAACGGCGGCGGCGGTGGCCTCGGGCATGGCGGTGCTCGGACTCGCCGAGGAGACCGGCGGGTCCATCCAGAACCCCGCATCGGCGCAGGACCTCGTCGGCATCAAGCCGACGATTGGGCTCGTGCCGAACGCGGGCGTGATGCCCTTGTCGGGCAATCGCGATGTCGTCGGGCCGATCGCGCGCAACGTGAGAGATGCGGCGCTGTGTCTCGACGTGATCGCCGGTTACACGAGCGAAGACCCGAAGACGCTCGCTGGCGTCGGCCGGCAGCCAGAAGGCGGCTATGCGTCGGCGCTCGACCGTGATGCGCTGCGGGGCAAGCGCATCGGTCTCTATGGTCCCGGGTGGCGCGACCAGCCGCTTTCGGACGAGGCCGCCGCGCTGTACGAGCGCGTGAAGGGCGAACTGGCATCGCTCGGCGCGACGCTGATCGACGATCCTTTTCAAGGCTCCGGCTTTGCCGAACTGCGCAGGACGACCCCGCCGCTGCGCAATTTCGACGCGCGCGGTCTCGAATCCATCCCCTACGACGTCGAGAAGTATCTGGAGCGTCTCGGTAAGCACGCGTCGATCAAGAGCTTCGCGGAATTCGCGGAGGCCACGAAAGACGAAGACGCTTTCGCACCGAACGGCGTGTTGAACTTCATGCACAGCCTGGCGGATTTCGAGGCCGCGCTGGCGAATCCGTCGCTGCCGCCGGAGATGCCCGAATTCATCGAACTGAAGGCGCGTTATCTGCGCATCTTCGAGCGCGTGTTCGACGAGCAGCGGCTCGATGCCCTCGTCTTTCCGCAGATGAGGTGCGAGCTTCCGCCGTTGCACGGAAAGGACACCATCCAGGAGACGACGGTGGGAGAGATCAACATCGCGGGCCTGCCGGGCATCGCGGTGCCTGCGGGTTACTACGCGTCGGGCTCGCCGTTCGGGCTTATTTTCGTGGGTCGCCAGTGGGACGAAGCGGCGCTGCTGGGCCTCGCGTACGCCTATGAGCATGGCGCGGGCAGGCGGAAGACGGCAATGCTTACCTGA